A single window of Paenibacillus sp. SYP-B4298 DNA harbors:
- the ytxJ gene encoding bacillithiol system redox-active protein YtxJ — protein sequence MAQQYQQLTTVEQWNQAYEGASSKPLLVFKHSTRCNVSADAHAELLRYLQDAQGGFDTVLVHVVEDRPVSNVIEEQLGVKHASPQAILIADGEVKWQATHWNITYSSLEEHLAEHCEKQ from the coding sequence ATGGCACAACAATATCAACAGCTAACTACAGTAGAACAATGGAATCAGGCTTATGAGGGTGCTTCCAGCAAGCCGCTGCTTGTCTTTAAGCATAGTACGCGCTGCAATGTCAGCGCAGATGCCCATGCAGAGCTGCTTCGTTATTTGCAGGATGCACAGGGAGGATTCGACACCGTGCTTGTACATGTGGTTGAGGATCGTCCGGTCTCCAACGTCATCGAAGAACAGCTAGGTGTCAAGCATGCCTCGCCGCAGGCCATCCTGATTGCAGATGGCGAAGTGAAGTGGCAAGCGACGCACTGGAATATCACGTACTCCTCCTTGGAAGAACATCTTGCCGAACATTGCGAAAAGCAATAA
- a CDS encoding VanZ family protein, with amino-acid sequence MKQMKHSHERNTKGLAKLLRWLPAVLWMSVIFWLSSRTGEELGSVLPLFQLLLPMMESFDWGHFVAYYILALTYAYGFGRRSQSWGMKLLIILLCLLYGVTDEYHQSFVDDRTPDIADLRNDTIGAALAMLSLQLPFVRKAWRKIVD; translated from the coding sequence ATGAAGCAAATGAAGCACTCGCATGAACGCAATACGAAAGGTCTGGCAAAGCTGCTGCGCTGGCTGCCGGCTGTGCTCTGGATGAGCGTCATTTTCTGGCTGTCCTCGCGCACAGGAGAGGAGCTAGGCTCCGTACTGCCCCTGTTCCAGTTGCTGCTGCCAATGATGGAGAGCTTTGACTGGGGGCATTTTGTTGCATACTACATACTGGCGCTGACGTATGCGTATGGCTTTGGACGCAGGTCGCAGAGCTGGGGCATGAAGCTGCTGATTATACTGCTATGCCTGCTCTACGGAGTGACAGATGAGTATCATCAATCCTTTGTCGATGACCGCACGCCAGATATAGCCGATCTGCGCAACGATACGATTGGCGCGGCGCTGGCTATGCTATCGCTGCAGCTTCCTTTTGTCCGCAAAGCATGGAGGAAAATTGTTGATTAG
- a CDS encoding type 1 glutamine amidotransferase domain-containing protein, translated as MSLQGKTVICLLDDEFEDLELWYPVYRVREEGAVVLYAGPDKGRQHIGKYGVPAVADLSFDELDSAAIDGLLVPGGWAPDKLRRYPKVLQLVRELDEAGKPIGQICHAGWVLISAKILTGRTVTSTPGIRDDMENAGATWVDEAVVVDRNLISARRPPDLPPYAKAFVDALLQQG; from the coding sequence GTGAGCTTGCAGGGTAAAACGGTCATCTGCCTGCTGGATGACGAATTTGAGGATTTGGAATTATGGTATCCGGTCTATCGAGTGCGTGAAGAAGGTGCTGTAGTATTGTATGCCGGACCGGACAAGGGACGTCAGCATATCGGCAAGTACGGCGTTCCGGCAGTCGCCGACCTGTCCTTCGATGAGCTGGACAGTGCAGCCATTGACGGACTGCTCGTGCCGGGCGGCTGGGCACCGGACAAGCTCCGCCGCTATCCGAAGGTGCTTCAGCTCGTGCGGGAGCTTGATGAAGCTGGCAAGCCGATCGGACAGATCTGCCATGCCGGCTGGGTGCTGATCTCCGCGAAAATTTTGACCGGGCGTACAGTAACCTCGACACCAGGCATCCGTGACGATATGGAAAATGCCGGAGCAACATGGGTGGACGAGGCAGTCGTGGTCGACAGAAACCTCATATCTGCCCGCCGACCGCCTGATCTTCCACCGTATGCAAAGGCTTTCGTGGATGCGTTGCTCCAGCAAGGCTAG
- the ptsP gene encoding phosphoenolpyruvate--protein phosphotransferase: MIQGIGASAGIAIGKAFVLPNWEWDVPEQKIDVTDLAKEFDRLYEGIKTSKDEIEQMKGELRQVVGTDETQIFDAHLAILDDPVFMNEVQGIIQRQYKAAEVAVKEAIDHFVTMFDLLDDEYMKERALDIKDVGNRLLKHLLGAPEITLPTDTQPFILVAKELSPSQLAHLNPCHVLGIVTMAGSTTSHSAIMARALGIPLVVGVESKLDAPIQTGDSLIIDGGRGEIILRPSKLVIDRYRARRNDMLEERKKLHRIADLQPVTPDGKTIELAANISSLKELEVALRAGAVEVGLFRTEFLYMDRFSFPGEQEQFEVYRKVAERLKTRPVIIRTLDIGGDKQLDYFEIPEEDNPFLGYRAIRISLDRQDLFKTQLRAILRAACYGHVKVMFPLISSVEEVRKARMLLEEAKEELRQAGLPYKEDIEVGVMIEVPAAVMIADLLADEVDFFSVGTNDLVQFALAVDRMNEQIAHLYEPYHPAVLRLLKLTVDAAKRRGIPVGVCGELAGDARALPIWLGLDVDELSMSSHTILNVKERLLNTSQEDSRKLLDELLACRTSQEIYDRLGDFNSRTDRLREATRCASPQN, from the coding sequence ATGATTCAAGGGATAGGAGCTTCAGCAGGCATCGCAATCGGCAAAGCCTTTGTGCTTCCGAACTGGGAATGGGATGTGCCCGAGCAGAAGATTGATGTAACCGACCTGGCCAAAGAATTCGACAGGCTGTATGAAGGCATCAAGACATCCAAGGACGAGATCGAGCAGATGAAGGGCGAGCTTCGTCAGGTTGTCGGCACGGATGAGACGCAAATTTTCGACGCGCATCTGGCGATCCTCGACGACCCGGTGTTCATGAATGAGGTGCAGGGGATTATCCAGCGGCAGTACAAGGCAGCCGAGGTGGCGGTCAAGGAAGCGATCGACCACTTCGTCACGATGTTTGACCTGCTGGATGATGAATATATGAAGGAGAGGGCGCTCGACATCAAGGATGTTGGCAACCGGCTGCTCAAGCATCTGCTTGGGGCCCCTGAGATTACATTGCCTACGGATACGCAGCCTTTCATTCTCGTGGCGAAGGAGCTGTCCCCATCCCAACTGGCTCACCTGAATCCATGCCATGTGCTGGGCATTGTCACGATGGCTGGCAGCACGACCTCGCACTCGGCTATTATGGCCAGGGCGCTCGGCATTCCGCTCGTGGTCGGGGTGGAGAGCAAGCTCGATGCGCCGATCCAGACCGGTGATTCCTTAATTATCGACGGTGGGCGTGGAGAGATTATATTACGCCCTTCGAAGCTGGTAATCGATCGATACCGTGCACGCCGCAATGATATGCTGGAGGAGCGCAAGAAGCTGCACCGGATCGCTGATCTCCAGCCGGTTACGCCGGATGGCAAGACGATCGAGCTGGCGGCCAACATCAGCTCACTGAAGGAGCTGGAGGTGGCGCTGCGCGCCGGAGCCGTAGAGGTCGGATTGTTCCGTACAGAGTTCCTGTATATGGACAGATTCAGCTTCCCAGGGGAACAGGAGCAATTCGAGGTGTACCGGAAAGTGGCAGAGCGGCTGAAGACAAGGCCCGTCATTATTCGCACGTTGGATATAGGGGGCGACAAGCAGCTCGATTATTTTGAGATTCCCGAGGAGGATAATCCGTTCCTTGGCTATCGGGCCATTCGCATCTCGCTGGATCGCCAGGATTTGTTCAAGACGCAACTGCGCGCCATATTGCGTGCCGCATGCTATGGACATGTAAAGGTCATGTTTCCGCTCATCTCCTCAGTCGAGGAGGTCAGAAAGGCGCGTATGCTGCTGGAGGAGGCGAAGGAGGAGCTGCGGCAGGCAGGGCTGCCGTACAAGGAGGATATTGAGGTCGGGGTGATGATCGAGGTGCCAGCGGCTGTCATGATTGCCGATCTGTTGGCTGATGAGGTGGATTTCTTCAGCGTGGGCACCAATGATCTGGTGCAGTTCGCGCTGGCAGTGGATCGGATGAACGAGCAGATTGCCCATCTGTATGAGCCCTATCATCCAGCCGTGCTGCGTCTGCTCAAGCTGACCGTTGATGCAGCCAAGCGCCGGGGCATTCCCGTCGGCGTCTGCGGCGAGCTTGCCGGGGACGCACGGGCGCTGCCAATCTGGCTGGGGCTGGATGTCGATGAGCTGAGCATGTCCTCTCACACGATACTGAATGTGAAGGAACGGCTGCTTAACACGAGCCAGGAGGATAGCCGCAAGCTGCTGGACGAACTGCTGGCTTGCCGAACGAGCCAGGAAATCTACGACAGGCTAGGCGATTTTAACAGCAGAACGGACCGGCTGCGCGAGGCTACGCGCTGTGCCAGTCCGCAAAATTAA